In a genomic window of Pleurocapsa sp. PCC 7319:
- a CDS encoding IS66 family transposase, which yields MNQEPELNELEKLNQLSKKELVKLILSQQEIIEQLKIEIEKLKISRSLDSKISSKPPSSDLLKKPERKEKSSSQKPKKSPGGQLGHQGKTRKGFGRVDRCEVLKAEKCLSCGELLASAESIKIETNSAAVLVERPIEIVEYQRHHSLCQCCGEITSPQWSHQIVPGQDLGIKLQGLLGWLGNYGHLPYQKQQELLRELGQIEVGLGTLVASNQRISAAIKPSISELEEWINQNHPTLNIDETPWSVRGLKEWLWVFANPNFCLFRAGDTRSRKEIEDQLGAQYSGIIISDDFSVYNGYPVAAQQKCQAHLRRHCQRLMKTPGIDNGSMGLALTEIVDSAFRQHRLWRENNHRQQYLDSTTQLKTQINLALSKWSEKAGYEAGKLLRNLKLKADQWWYFLDHPEISPDNNLAERALRLAVTKRKISGGSRSMTRFQDTANLLSVIQTCRFQGRSVMDFFTQALLATIGVIDRPSLIPQFST from the coding sequence ATGAACCAGGAACCTGAGTTAAACGAACTAGAAAAACTCAACCAGTTGTCAAAAAAGGAACTGGTGAAGCTCATACTGAGTCAACAAGAAATCATCGAGCAGCTAAAAATAGAAATAGAGAAGCTAAAAATAAGCAGAAGCCTAGACAGTAAAATATCGTCAAAGCCTCCATCATCAGATTTACTCAAAAAACCAGAAAGAAAAGAAAAGTCATCGTCTCAAAAACCGAAAAAAAGTCCCGGGGGGCAATTAGGACATCAAGGGAAAACAAGAAAAGGATTTGGGCGAGTAGATCGCTGCGAAGTACTCAAAGCAGAAAAGTGCTTGAGTTGTGGAGAACTGTTAGCCTCAGCAGAATCAATCAAGATTGAAACCAACTCAGCAGCAGTATTAGTAGAAAGACCAATAGAAATAGTTGAGTATCAACGTCATCACTCTCTATGTCAGTGTTGTGGAGAAATAACATCGCCACAATGGTCTCATCAGATTGTACCAGGACAAGACTTGGGAATTAAGTTACAGGGATTACTAGGATGGCTAGGAAACTATGGGCATCTACCCTATCAAAAGCAGCAGGAACTATTGCGGGAGTTAGGTCAAATTGAAGTTGGATTAGGGACTTTAGTTGCCAGTAACCAAAGAATTTCAGCAGCTATTAAGCCCAGCATTAGTGAACTAGAAGAATGGATTAATCAGAATCATCCAACCTTAAATATTGATGAAACACCTTGGTCAGTAAGAGGATTAAAAGAATGGTTGTGGGTGTTTGCTAATCCGAATTTTTGCTTATTTCGAGCGGGGGATACTCGTTCGAGAAAAGAAATAGAAGACCAACTAGGCGCGCAGTATTCGGGAATCATTATCTCCGATGATTTCAGCGTGTACAATGGCTATCCGGTCGCAGCACAACAAAAATGTCAGGCTCACTTACGTCGTCACTGTCAAAGACTCATGAAAACACCAGGAATTGACAATGGATCAATGGGACTAGCTTTGACCGAAATTGTGGATTCTGCTTTTCGACAACATCGATTATGGCGTGAAAATAATCATCGGCAGCAATATCTCGATTCTACTACGCAATTAAAAACTCAAATCAATTTAGCTTTGAGTAAGTGGAGTGAGAAGGCAGGTTATGAAGCTGGTAAATTATTACGGAATTTGAAATTAAAAGCAGACCAATGGTGGTATTTCTTAGACCATCCAGAAATTTCGCCTGATAACAATCTCGCCGAACGTGCTTTAAGATTGGCAGTCACTAAACGAAAAATAAGTGGTGGTTCTCGCAGCATGACACGATTTCAAGATACAGCTAATTTATTGAGTGTGATTCAAACCTGCCGTTTTCAGGGTCGCTCTGTGATGGATTTTTTCACTCAAGCTTTATTGGCAACTATCGGTGTTATCGATCGCCCTTCTTTAATCCCTCAATTTAGTACCTGA
- a CDS encoding Hsp20/alpha crystallin family protein — translation MALVRYNPWQEMNSLQRQLNRLFDDALTTDNWDNFGNLSKVPAAELTEKDDALHLKLEVPGMEAKDLDIQVMADRVAIAGERKSETKSEENGNVRSEFRYGKFQRVIPLPARIQNTDVTAEYKDGILNLTLPKSEAEKNKVVKVNLGEANA, via the coding sequence ATGGCTTTAGTAAGATACAACCCTTGGCAAGAAATGAACTCTTTGCAACGTCAATTAAATCGTTTATTTGATGATGCCCTCACTACCGATAACTGGGATAACTTTGGCAATTTATCTAAAGTTCCCGCTGCGGAATTGACCGAAAAAGATGATGCCTTACATCTTAAACTCGAAGTTCCTGGTATGGAAGCTAAGGATTTAGACATTCAAGTAATGGCTGATCGAGTTGCGATCGCAGGAGAAAGAAAATCTGAAACCAAATCTGAAGAGAATGGTAATGTACGTTCTGAATTCCGTTACGGTAAATTCCAAAGAGTCATTCCATTACCGGCACGTATCCAAAATACAGATGTTACCGCAGAATATAAGGACGGTATTCTTAATTTGACTCTCCCTAAATCAGAAGCAGAAAAAAATAAAGTAGTGAAAGTTAACCTCGGCGAAGCTAATGCCTAG
- a CDS encoding ATP-binding protein: protein MTERQYTILIVDDSAEDREVYRRYLSKEVRSKYKIIEAESGEDGLDQLAIKQPDLILLDYLLPDFDGLEFVEELKTQASQIPPIIMLTGQGNEAVAVEAMKSGVKDYLVKGRLTPEVLITSVKGTLQQHYLQSRLTKNFQQQQLIAETALRIRQSLELLEILDTAVKEVGLLLDCDRVVIYQFAPDMTGDVVAESVKFGWKKSLGQKIVDTCFRNEGVARYEKGETLAINDIYKSGLSKCHIKLLEEFQVKANAVVPILLSPSPLKDNHNLWGLLIAHQCSNSRHWETDEVKLLDKLAVQLAIAIQQAELLNHLQDELNTREQAEDSLKKQALKLKWVNQELLKTTSLLKKRNQELDHFAYVTSHDLKAPLRAIANLATWLSEDLEDQIPEESQEQLRLMRSRVKRMDGLIQGLLKYSRVGRKNILIETVNVGDLINNVINSLSPAAAFEIVIVPNMPTLKTEVLWLQQVFSNLISNAIKYHPKNSGKITISVEEQDKFYEFSVADDGLGIEPQYHERIFTIFQTLQARDSIESTGIGLSIVKKIVEGQGGTVRVESQLGEGATFYFTWRK, encoded by the coding sequence ATGACTGAACGCCAATACACAATTTTAATAGTTGACGACTCCGCTGAAGACCGCGAGGTTTACCGTCGCTATCTAAGCAAAGAAGTCAGATCTAAATACAAAATTATAGAAGCAGAATCTGGTGAGGATGGTTTGGACCAACTGGCAATAAAACAGCCAGACTTAATTTTACTCGATTATTTATTACCTGATTTCGATGGTTTAGAGTTTGTCGAAGAATTAAAAACGCAAGCAAGTCAAATTCCGCCAATTATTATGCTGACAGGGCAGGGAAATGAAGCAGTTGCTGTAGAAGCGATGAAGAGTGGAGTTAAAGATTATTTAGTTAAAGGAAGATTAACTCCTGAAGTCTTAATTACTTCGGTTAAAGGCACTTTACAGCAACATTATCTACAGTCTCGACTGACTAAAAATTTCCAGCAACAACAGTTAATAGCGGAAACTGCTTTGCGCATTCGCCAGTCTTTGGAGCTTTTAGAAATTCTGGATACTGCAGTCAAAGAAGTAGGGTTATTATTAGATTGCGATCGCGTGGTAATTTATCAATTTGCACCAGATATGACTGGTGATGTTGTTGCTGAGTCGGTGAAGTTTGGCTGGAAAAAGTCTTTAGGTCAAAAAATAGTCGACACTTGCTTTCGAAATGAGGGTGTAGCTAGATACGAAAAAGGAGAAACTCTAGCAATTAATGACATCTACAAATCCGGGCTTTCTAAATGTCACATTAAACTATTAGAAGAATTTCAAGTCAAAGCTAATGCGGTCGTTCCGATTCTGCTTTCCCCTTCACCATTAAAAGATAATCATAATCTTTGGGGTTTATTAATTGCTCACCAATGTAGTAATAGTCGTCATTGGGAAACTGACGAAGTCAAGTTGTTGGATAAACTAGCCGTACAATTGGCGATCGCTATCCAACAGGCAGAGTTATTAAATCACTTACAAGATGAATTAAATACTAGAGAACAGGCGGAAGATTCGCTTAAAAAGCAAGCCTTAAAGTTAAAATGGGTTAATCAAGAGCTACTTAAAACTACGTCTCTGCTAAAAAAACGCAATCAAGAATTGGATCACTTTGCTTATGTTACTTCCCACGATCTAAAAGCACCTTTAAGAGCGATCGCTAATTTAGCTACCTGGTTGAGTGAGGATTTAGAAGATCAAATACCAGAAGAAAGTCAGGAGCAACTCAGGCTGATGCGATCTCGCGTTAAACGTATGGATGGCTTAATTCAAGGATTATTAAAATATTCTCGTGTGGGAAGGAAAAATATTCTAATTGAAACTGTAAACGTAGGGGATCTAATCAATAATGTGATCAATTCTTTGTCACCAGCAGCAGCGTTTGAGATCGTAATTGTTCCCAATATGCCAACTTTGAAAACTGAGGTACTTTGGCTACAACAGGTTTTTTCTAATCTGATTAGCAATGCTATTAAATATCATCCTAAAAATTCGGGAAAAATCACCATATCAGTTGAAGAACAAGATAAATTTTACGAATTTTCTGTTGCTGACGATGGATTAGGTATTGAACCTCAATATCATGAGCGTATTTTTACTATATTTCAAACTCTACAAGCCAGAGATTCCATTGAAAGTACAGGGATTGGTTTGTCGATTGTCAAAAAAATTGTTGAAGGTCAAGGCGGTACAGTTCGAGTAGAATCACAACTTGGAGAAGGAGCTACTTTTTACTTTACTTGGCGCAAGTAG
- a CDS encoding haloacid dehalogenase-like hydrolase, which yields MSKATKLVSNRIAIVFDFDETLIPDDSFKVLLQDCQIDIDSFIGDRVDPLVADGWDKYLARAYCLIKESQQREDKNKITQSKLAKLGKKLELYDGVSTMFERLQQQANTFKTEIELEFYLISGGFVDIPRNTSVAKYFRQMWGCEFHYGDQGEIEFLKRQMTHTEKTRYLYYISKGIERENEKDLIYNYQDLSNDKIHVPLNQVIYVGDGTSDIPCFTVINQYGGIAIGIYSKSSTAEKWEHLEKVNSSQRLSNLVPANYEEDSEMMQSLSLAIDCISNRIALGNLSAGE from the coding sequence ATGAGCAAAGCAACTAAATTAGTATCTAATCGAATTGCGATCGTTTTTGATTTTGACGAAACTTTAATTCCCGATGATAGTTTCAAGGTGTTGTTACAAGATTGCCAAATTGATATTGATTCTTTCATTGGCGATCGCGTTGATCCTTTAGTCGCTGATGGCTGGGATAAATACCTAGCTAGAGCCTATTGTCTAATTAAAGAATCCCAGCAACGAGAAGATAAAAATAAAATTACTCAAAGCAAGCTAGCAAAACTAGGAAAAAAGCTAGAATTATACGATGGCGTATCTACAATGTTTGAGCGTTTGCAGCAACAAGCCAATACATTTAAAACTGAAATTGAACTAGAATTTTATCTAATTTCAGGTGGCTTCGTCGATATCCCTCGCAATACGAGTGTTGCTAAATATTTTAGACAGATGTGGGGTTGTGAATTTCATTATGGCGATCAAGGAGAAATTGAATTTCTCAAACGACAGATGACCCATACGGAAAAAACCCGTTATTTATATTACATTTCTAAAGGCATAGAGCGAGAAAACGAAAAAGATTTAATTTATAACTATCAAGATTTATCAAACGATAAAATTCATGTCCCTTTAAATCAAGTAATTTATGTTGGAGATGGTACTTCAGATATTCCCTGTTTTACGGTAATCAATCAATATGGTGGTATTGCAATCGGCATTTACTCCAAAAGTAGTACTGCTGAAAAATGGGAACATTTAGAGAAGGTTAATTCTAGCCAAAGACTTTCTAATTTGGTTCCAGCAAACTATGAAGAAGATTCTGAAATGATGCAGTCACTCTCATTAGCAATAGATTGTATTAGTAACCGAATAGCTTTAGGTAATTTAAGTGCCGGAGAATAG
- a CDS encoding arylsulfotransferase family protein yields MNSSKFSFIFFIFSSVFLVFNGGYLAREFKLFPYQLYTEAVKGWSEIRAQKSEKLPWFYERSKKLPSEEIKNISQTQPGLSLVTEIAAERNISAKIIDLEGNTVHQWAIDWFEMWPNPQHLPKNLVPQAKPGTNIHGAVVMKNGDLIFNFESKGLIRIDRDGEVVWRLAYLTHHSIHQHDDGNLWISGTRYQTEKVARLPHLIPPFYEETILEISPQGKILREWYIADILRQNGYKGLLYMGSLNNENTSIKGDNRILGNTDLLHLNDVEPFSAKLQPGFFQLGDVMVSLRNVNTVFVFNIGSEKIKFISIGKFVRQHDPDFIDGDTFSVFDNNNASEPERNSKITIVSAKDNSHKVFFAGSKENKFFTRVMGKHQWQPNGNLLITESMSGRGFEVDRQGNVVWEYVNYVEPGIVGVVGEVQRLSPEYTELFTLEQ; encoded by the coding sequence ATGAATTCGTCAAAATTTAGTTTCATATTTTTCATTTTTTCCAGTGTCTTTCTGGTTTTTAACGGCGGATATCTCGCTAGAGAGTTTAAGCTTTTTCCCTACCAACTCTACACTGAGGCTGTAAAAGGATGGTCGGAGATTCGCGCTCAAAAATCAGAAAAACTTCCCTGGTTTTACGAGCGTTCAAAAAAACTACCATCGGAAGAGATTAAAAATATTAGCCAGACTCAGCCAGGGTTGTCTTTAGTCACGGAAATAGCAGCCGAACGTAATATATCCGCTAAAATTATTGATTTAGAAGGTAATACAGTTCATCAATGGGCAATTGACTGGTTCGAGATGTGGCCCAATCCACAACATTTACCAAAAAACTTAGTTCCTCAAGCTAAACCAGGTACTAATATCCACGGTGCGGTAGTCATGAAAAATGGCGATCTGATATTTAACTTTGAAAGTAAAGGCTTAATTCGTATTGATCGCGATGGGGAAGTGGTTTGGCGTTTAGCATACCTTACTCATCATTCAATTCATCAACACGACGATGGTAACTTATGGATATCGGGGACTAGATATCAAACGGAAAAAGTTGCTCGCTTACCCCATTTAATACCACCCTTTTATGAAGAGACAATTTTAGAAATTAGTCCTCAAGGTAAGATTTTGCGGGAGTGGTATATTGCCGATATTCTACGTCAAAATGGCTATAAGGGACTGCTTTACATGGGTAGCCTCAATAATGAGAATACCTCAATCAAAGGCGATAATCGTATATTAGGCAATACCGATCTGCTCCATTTGAATGATGTTGAACCATTTTCTGCTAAATTGCAGCCTGGTTTTTTTCAGTTAGGGGATGTGATGGTTTCCCTGCGTAATGTTAATACGGTTTTTGTCTTTAACATTGGGAGTGAGAAAATTAAGTTTATCTCTATCGGAAAATTTGTGCGACAACACGACCCAGATTTTATCGACGGTGATACTTTTTCTGTCTTTGATAATAATAATGCTAGCGAACCAGAACGGAATAGCAAAATTACCATTGTTTCGGCTAAGGATAATAGTCACAAAGTATTCTTTGCCGGTAGCAAAGAGAATAAATTTTTTACCAGGGTGATGGGGAAACATCAATGGCAACCCAACGGTAATTTATTGATTACTGAATCTATGTCTGGCAGAGGTTTTGAAGTTGATCGCCAGGGAAATGTAGTTTGGGAATATGTTAACTATGTCGAGCCGGGTATTGTAGGCGTGGTGGGGGAAGTGCAGCGATTATCTCCAGAGTATACCGAACTATTTACTCTAGAACAGTAA
- a CDS encoding sulfotransferase, with translation MSQWVGAIVLVVSFLVLIQLLGVTNKSKYVVRIALHSMKIIGSSRLSDEQKESKLRKNSLRLFSLFFILASGGAIAILIPLAILWLGDRLGYLSLSAVLATTVSPVFLIISTVITMIALYFSSNKKRDRSIAQTSSYSQLDRTLHQLAFNTYSAQITLADVEDNLFSKQITTYKNEKPVFITALPRAGTTLLLECCASSPEFAAHCYRDMPFVMIPCLWNRFSQIFQRNMVSTERAHGDGMEISPDSHEALEEVVWKTFWQRHYHRDRIIPWDYEENEEFQQFFDSHLRKIIFLRRQSISSSTRYVSKNNANIARIRMLNKLYPNSSIIVPFREPFHHASSLLQQHLNFLQIHQADPFAAEYMKAIGHYDFGQNLRPIDFDGWYDKRQSRDAKSLSFWLEYWIASYKYLLTKNPNSINFLDYDELCRNPRSGLKSLADILESSNPEALISSGSRIRHPRSREINTSDLSNTILEAGNLVYTELKNISLN, from the coding sequence ATGAGCCAGTGGGTTGGGGCGATAGTACTGGTGGTTAGTTTTCTGGTTTTGATTCAACTTTTGGGAGTGACAAATAAAAGTAAGTATGTTGTTCGTATCGCCCTCCACTCAATGAAGATTATTGGTTCCTCTCGCTTAAGCGACGAACAAAAAGAATCTAAACTGCGGAAAAATTCGCTAAGGCTGTTTAGCTTGTTTTTTATTCTTGCCTCTGGTGGCGCGATCGCAATTTTAATTCCTCTGGCAATTTTATGGCTTGGCGATCGCTTGGGGTACCTTTCTCTCTCTGCTGTGTTGGCAACTACTGTTTCACCAGTATTTCTAATTATTAGTACTGTGATTACTATGATCGCGCTGTACTTCAGCTCTAACAAGAAGCGCGATCGTTCTATTGCTCAAACTAGTAGTTATTCTCAACTAGATCGTACTTTGCATCAGTTAGCTTTCAATACCTACAGTGCCCAGATAACGCTAGCAGATGTAGAAGACAATTTGTTCTCTAAGCAGATTACTACTTATAAAAACGAGAAACCTGTATTTATTACCGCTCTCCCCAGGGCTGGAACGACTTTACTACTGGAATGCTGTGCAAGTTCGCCTGAATTTGCTGCCCACTGTTATCGTGATATGCCATTTGTTATGATTCCCTGTCTGTGGAATCGTTTTTCCCAAATTTTTCAGCGAAATATGGTCTCAACAGAACGGGCTCATGGCGATGGAATGGAGATTAGTCCAGATAGTCACGAAGCATTAGAAGAAGTAGTTTGGAAAACTTTTTGGCAACGTCATTATCATCGCGATCGTATTATTCCCTGGGACTATGAGGAAAATGAAGAATTTCAGCAGTTTTTTGATTCTCATTTACGGAAAATTATTTTCTTGCGTCGACAAAGTATTTCTAGTTCCACTCGTTATGTCTCTAAAAATAATGCCAATATTGCCCGCATTAGAATGTTAAACAAACTCTATCCCAACTCCAGCATAATCGTCCCTTTTCGCGAGCCCTTTCACCATGCTAGTTCTCTATTACAGCAGCATCTTAACTTTTTACAAATTCACCAAGCTGATCCTTTTGCTGCCGAATATATGAAAGCGATCGGTCACTATGATTTTGGACAGAATTTACGTCCGATTGACTTTGATGGTTGGTACGACAAACGCCAATCGCGAGATGCCAAATCATTGAGTTTCTGGCTAGAGTATTGGATTGCTAGTTACAAGTATCTACTAACCAAGAACCCTAATTCGATTAACTTTTTAGATTACGACGAGTTGTGTAGAAATCCGCGATCAGGACTTAAAAGTCTGGCAGATATTTTGGAAAGTAGTAACCCCGAAGCATTAATCTCCTCTGGATCTCGCATACGCCATCCAAGGTCGAGAGAAATTAACACTAGTGATTTGTCAAACACTATTTTAGAAGCTGGAAACTTAGTTTACACAGAGCTTAAAAATATTTCCTTAAATTAA
- a CDS encoding phosphatidylserine/phosphatidylglycerophosphate/cardiolipin synthase family protein yields MWALIQSVLWWLFVALLIFSLIIFIGFYLRGAFRDRLKYQVKHAPHPEEESFALTLASITNSFITKGIVTDFWNEAGAIQESRLNAISQAQQTIDFETFFMTPGKRADDFAAAITERASAGVKVRLVVDSYGTKDISKQYWERLKRSGIAISFFNSFNWKAPLDYAGRTHRKLLIIDSKFALVGGAGISDLWDGTEKDDDTQPWLDVEMRLEGEIVSILEGVFSQHWTFGNGVADLSREKLDNSKSDRENHLMLVIPGANPKIQFSPIRAFKYNSIIAARKRIWLASPYFLPDNNSIDLLIAAKQNGLDVRILTTSKRSDKKPVYYASYEHYGRLLKGDVQIHEYQPSMTHAKLLLIDDRWATTGSANFDPRSFCHNDELDICSAQPELVKGIKSTFEKGFAQSKLVTYTDWKQRSLIKHRILGNIVDFFQWQL; encoded by the coding sequence ATGTGGGCATTAATTCAATCAGTCCTTTGGTGGCTATTTGTTGCTTTATTGATATTTAGTTTAATTATTTTTATTGGTTTTTATCTACGTGGAGCATTTCGCGATCGCCTCAAATATCAGGTTAAACACGCACCTCATCCTGAAGAAGAAAGCTTTGCTCTAACTTTAGCCAGTATTACTAATTCTTTTATAACTAAAGGAATAGTTACCGATTTTTGGAACGAAGCAGGAGCTATCCAAGAATCTCGTTTAAATGCCATTAGTCAAGCTCAGCAGACGATTGACTTTGAAACCTTTTTTATGACACCGGGCAAACGTGCAGATGATTTTGCTGCTGCGATCACCGAACGAGCTAGCGCAGGGGTAAAGGTACGTCTAGTAGTTGATAGTTACGGAACAAAAGATATTTCTAAGCAGTATTGGGAAAGATTGAAACGAAGCGGTATAGCGATATCATTTTTTAATTCTTTTAATTGGAAAGCACCTTTAGATTACGCCGGACGTACTCACCGTAAGCTATTGATAATTGATAGTAAATTTGCTTTAGTTGGTGGTGCAGGAATATCAGATCTTTGGGATGGTACGGAAAAAGATGATGATACTCAACCCTGGCTAGATGTAGAAATGCGTTTAGAAGGAGAAATTGTTTCTATACTTGAAGGAGTTTTTTCCCAACATTGGACTTTTGGCAATGGAGTAGCTGATTTATCTAGAGAAAAATTAGACAATAGCAAAAGCGATCGAGAAAATCATTTAATGTTAGTTATCCCTGGTGCTAATCCTAAGATTCAGTTTTCACCGATTAGAGCGTTTAAATACAATAGTATTATTGCAGCTCGTAAACGTATTTGGTTAGCCAGCCCTTATTTTCTTCCCGACAATAACTCAATCGATCTATTGATAGCGGCAAAACAAAATGGACTAGATGTACGTATCCTGACCACTAGCAAGCGTAGCGATAAAAAACCCGTCTACTATGCTTCCTACGAGCACTATGGCAGATTATTAAAAGGTGATGTACAAATTCATGAATATCAACCTAGTATGACCCATGCTAAATTGTTGTTGATTGACGATCGCTGGGCAACAACGGGAAGTGCCAACTTTGACCCACGAAGTTTTTGTCATAACGATGAATTAGATATCTGTAGCGCACAACCTGAATTAGTTAAAGGGATTAAAAGTACCTTTGAAAAAGGTTTTGCTCAAAGTAAACTGGTAACATATACAGACTGGAAACAGCGTTCTTTAATTAAACATCGCATCTTGGGAAATATAGTTGATTTTTTCCAGTGGCAACTATAA
- a CDS encoding cell wall metabolism sensor histidine kinase WalK → MSLITISVQLLRRGFPLPPRRLIIIYLTVAISIISISEIFLYFFIIRNLDQESNQELLSLVEIAAPSLGIVKTEGLENIEKQLSWRELFAEHKQSLEWFDSQGRLLAREGQNFLEAPLKTTISEQVKSEDFPLFKRQGQVRTVTIAMYGDSQQNQTVVLEGYIRASESTEEMDQIRNNLQLGLALGGSLALILISMSSIYLTQQAIMPVKQGFRKLKQMTTDVSHQLRTPLTRISMATEILLTHTDKIQPSDTRKLKIINDAVEQLRSLIEDLLFLIRLDLTANLEELQFSDVSLNLLLQNLRGKYQITAAKKSIDFQVRIEQKLTVKGNSNKLTKVLNNLLENAFEYTEAGGKVVVLGKLRGEEVIISIRDTGMGISPEELPHIYQYFWRGEAAKLKVAEGSGLGLTIARAVIEQHGGQLEVRSQLGKGSYVLVCLPSV, encoded by the coding sequence ATGTCATTAATAACTATTTCCGTACAACTTCTCAGGAGAGGTTTTCCACTACCACCAAGGCGTTTAATCATAATTTATTTGACCGTAGCCATCTCAATCATTAGTATATCTGAAATATTCTTATATTTTTTTATTATTCGTAATCTCGATCAAGAATCAAATCAAGAGCTACTGAGTTTAGTGGAAATAGCGGCACCAAGTTTAGGGATCGTCAAGACAGAAGGACTAGAAAATATCGAGAAACAATTATCGTGGCGAGAGCTGTTCGCCGAACATAAACAGAGTTTAGAGTGGTTTGACAGTCAGGGTCGGTTGTTGGCTAGAGAAGGACAGAACTTTTTGGAAGCCCCGTTAAAGACAACTATCAGTGAGCAGGTCAAATCAGAGGACTTTCCCTTATTTAAACGCCAGGGTCAGGTGCGCACAGTAACGATTGCCATGTATGGAGATAGTCAACAGAATCAGACAGTAGTGTTAGAGGGGTATATTCGGGCGAGTGAATCGACCGAGGAAATGGATCAAATCCGTAATAATTTGCAGCTAGGATTGGCTTTGGGAGGGAGTTTAGCTCTAATACTCATTAGTATGAGCAGCATCTATTTGACGCAACAAGCTATTATGCCGGTCAAACAAGGTTTTCGCAAGTTAAAGCAGATGACGACAGACGTATCACATCAACTGAGAACCCCCTTAACCAGAATCAGCATGGCGACGGAAATATTGTTGACCCACACTGACAAAATACAACCCTCAGATACGAGAAAACTGAAAATAATCAATGATGCGGTCGAACAACTCAGAAGTTTAATCGAAGATTTATTATTTTTAATCAGATTAGACTTAACGGCAAATTTAGAAGAGTTGCAATTTTCGGATGTGTCGTTGAATCTGCTGCTGCAAAATTTGAGAGGGAAGTATCAAATCACAGCAGCCAAAAAGTCAATTGATTTTCAAGTCAGAATTGAGCAGAAACTAACAGTCAAGGGCAATAGCAACAAATTAACGAAAGTATTAAACAATCTCTTAGAGAATGCCTTTGAGTATACCGAAGCGGGAGGAAAGGTAGTGGTATTAGGGAAATTACGAGGGGAGGAGGTCATCATCTCAATTAGAGACACCGGAATGGGGATCAGCCCCGAAGAGTTACCTCATATCTATCAATATTTTTGGCGAGGGGAAGCAGCTAAGCTGAAGGTAGCAGAGGGTTCGGGATTAGGGTTGACCATTGCCCGAGCCGTAATTGAGCAACACGGAGGTCAGCTCGAAGTCCGAAGTCAGCTGGGAAAAGGTAGTTATGTGTTAGTTTGTTTACCATCTGTCTGA